Part of the Microbacterium immunditiarum genome is shown below.
CCCATCGGAGAAGAGAGGATGCCGAGGTTGACCGCAATGGCGACGAAGACGAGTCCGAGGAGCAGATACGCGGCGAGGTCCACCGACGTGAGCTCGTAGATGATGATGCCCTCGTTGCGGCCGATGAGCTGGATCGCGGTCACGGAAGCCGCGGCGATCTCGTAGATGATGAGGGTGAACACGGCGAGATACAGGCCGGTCAGCCCGAGTGCCGCGGCGGCTCTCACGATGACGGCGCCGAGCACGGCGCAGACGACGGCAGCGCCGAGGATCGGCAGCACCATCCCGGTGCCCGCGTTGAGCGAGAGCACCATCGCATAGGAGCCGATGCCCCAGAACAGCATGCTCGACAGTGCGAGCTCTCCGAGAATGCCGCCGACGATGTTCCAGGCGTATGCGAAGAAGAGGACGACCAGTCCGTTCACGAGAGTCGGCGCGACGGAGCGACCCACGAGCGGCCACAGTGCGAAGGCTGCCCCCGCGAGGACGATGAGGATCAGCCACTTCGTGCTGGTTCGGTGCAAGACGTTCATGCGCGACGGGCCCTGTTCGACGTCGTGGAGACGACCCGCTCGATCGAGAGGATCGCGAGGAAGGCGACGAAGATGACGACGCTCGTGAGGCTCGGGTCGATGAGGCTGTTGAGCACCGCCTGCGCGATGCCGTAGAAGAAGCCCACGAGAACGACCCCGAACATCGACAGGCGAGCCGCGATCGAGACGATGAGGGCAACGATGAGGAAACCGAACCCGAGCGTCGGTGAGACCGGCTGGATCGTCATGAGCAGGCCGCCCGCGACGCCCGCCATCGCGCCCCCGAGGCAGAAGACCGCGACGAAGACCCACTGCACGGGAACCCCGATCGCGTAAGCGCCTTCGGTGTACCGGCCCGTCATCCGCATGAGCCGCCCGCTGAGGGAGTAGCGCAGCCACACCATGAACACGGCGCTCAGGGCGACCGCCACGAAGAACGCGATCCCGCGGGCCGGGTCCACGGGCACTCCGAGGATGCGCCATGGCTCCGTCTGCCGGAAGGGCAGCCCAACGAGCTGACCGCCCCACACCAGCTGGAAGATGATCACGAGCAGACTCGAGAGCACCAGCGTGTACACGACCTGGAGGTTGTGCCCGCCGCCCGCGCTGCGCGACGGCACGATCGCGACGACGTACACGACCGCCGACAGCAGCGCGCACACGACCCCTGCGAGGACGACGCCGACGTATGCGTTGAGGCCGAGCGCCGCAACGAGCGTGTACACGACGTACATTCCCGCGACGACGGTTGCGCCGTGGGCGAGGTTGACCATGTCACCCACGCCGAGCGTCAGCGTGAATCCGAGCGCGAGCAGTACGTAGACCGATCCGATGGACAGGCCCGAGATGATCTCCGCGAGCATGATGATCCTCTAGTTCCGGGTACTGCGGTCCGGCAGGACGCCTTCGTCCTGCCGGACCGCCTGGGTTTCAGCGAGCCGGCCAGATGAGCTCGTCGCTGCTGGGGTCGCTGACGTCCATCTGGACGCCGTCCTGCCACTGGATCATGGTCCCTTCCCACTTCAGGTTGTCGCCGTTCTTCTCGTTGAACGAGAGCCCGCCGCGCATCGAATAGAAGGGGAACGGCGCATCCTCCGGTGACGAGAACTCCAGGGAGCGGAGTGCGTCCGCGATCTTCGCGGGATCGGGGCT
Proteins encoded:
- a CDS encoding branched-chain amino acid ABC transporter permease; protein product: MLAEIISGLSIGSVYVLLALGFTLTLGVGDMVNLAHGATVVAGMYVVYTLVAALGLNAYVGVVLAGVVCALLSAVVYVVAIVPSRSAGGGHNLQVVYTLVLSSLLVIIFQLVWGGQLVGLPFRQTEPWRILGVPVDPARGIAFFVAVALSAVFMVWLRYSLSGRLMRMTGRYTEGAYAIGVPVQWVFVAVFCLGGAMAGVAGGLLMTIQPVSPTLGFGFLIVALIVSIAARLSMFGVVLVGFFYGIAQAVLNSLIDPSLTSVVIFVAFLAILSIERVVSTTSNRARRA